One genomic window of Gracilinema caldarium DSM 7334 includes the following:
- a CDS encoding PTS sugar transporter subunit IIA, with protein MTGQSDIFSIELSSLIERGGVFYNIGGSSVQEVLSNLVEVVTLPLGLSKEQLKKTIIEREELMPTAVGNGIALPHPRSPLLADIKDQFITIAFLQKAIDWKALDGRPVQTLILIVSATPKTHLWTLSRISFLCQQESFRSLLEHRASKEELIGAIRTAEVAWK; from the coding sequence ATGACAGGACAATCTGATATATTTTCTATAGAGCTCTCTTCTCTCATTGAGCGAGGCGGTGTTTTTTATAATATTGGCGGCTCTTCAGTTCAGGAAGTCTTAAGCAACTTGGTTGAAGTGGTTACTTTGCCTTTAGGTCTCTCTAAAGAACAACTAAAAAAAACAATTATTGAACGGGAAGAACTCATGCCGACTGCGGTTGGTAATGGTATCGCTTTGCCGCATCCACGCAGCCCTCTTTTGGCTGACATTAAGGACCAGTTTATTACAATAGCCTTTTTACAAAAGGCTATTGACTGGAAGGCTCTGGACGGCAGGCCGGTTCAAACCCTCATTCTTATCGTTTCTGCTACTCCCAAGACTCATCTGTGGACCCTGTCCCGTATCAGTTTCCTCTGCCAGCAGGAATCGTTCCGGTCATTACTGGAACATCGGGCTTCAAAGGAAGAATTAATTGGGGCGATCCGTACTGCGGAAGTTGCCTGGAAATAA